The following nucleotide sequence is from Aneurinibacillus soli.
ATTTAAACATAGCGTTAATGAATGAACTTGCTATTATTTTTAATAAATTAGGAATCAACACGCAAGAAGTTCTGAAAGCGGCAGGAACCAAGTGGAACTTCATCCCCTTTTATCCCGGTCTTGTAGGCGGGCATTGCATTGGTGTGGATCCGTACTATCTTACATACAAAGCAGAATGTATCGGATATCATCCTGAAGTTATCCTGGCAGGCCGACGTATTAACGATACGATGGGGAGTTTTATCGCTCAATCTTTGGTCAAAAAGATGATTCTAAAAGGAGTCACGATTCAAGGTGCGCGTGTTACGGTCTTGGGTATGACGTTTAAGGAGAATGTGCCGGATATTCGTAATTCGCGTGTAATAGATATTATCCAAGAGCTTCAGGAGTTTGGGATTGAAGTGCAGGTAACAGATAATATGGCAAATAAAGAAGACACCTTTCGAGAGTATGGGGTTTCTCTTCTTTCCGTGAATGAACTACAGCCTGCTGATGCGATTGTTTTAGCTGTCGCTCATAAAGAATATGTGGAAAATGGCTGGGAAGGAATTTATCCGCTTCTTGTAAATCAAAAAGGGGTTATAGCTGATATTAAGAGTGTATTAAACAGCTTTGAATGTCCTGAGGATGTCATTCATTGGAGGCTGTAGCCTTAGTTTGGAGGAGAGGATGAAAAAAATTTTACAGGTATGCGCCATCGATCTTTCAATAGAAGCATTATTAAAACCATTGATTCAGGCTCTTACAAAAGAAGGCTATATTGTACACAGTGCTTGTACCGACACAGGAAAATTTGAAGCGCTTAGGCAGCAGCAACTTACAGTGATAAACATTCCTATTAAAAGAAAGATAAGCCTATGGTCAAATTTACAATCAGTATGGAACCTGTATCAACTTATAAAAAAAGAGAAATATGACATTGTTCATGTGCATACTCCAATTGCAGCTATCTTAGGGCGTATTGCTGCTAAGCTGGCAGGCACGCCACATATTATTTACACCGCTCACGGCTTCTATTTTCATGAGGGAATGTCGAAATATCAATATCGCTTTTTTTATTTCCTTGAAAAGTACTTTGCACGATATGCTACAGATTGGCTTCTGCTGCAGAGCAGAGAAGATTATGAATTGTGCCTCGCTGAATCATTTAAAGACAAGGATAAAATCATTCACATTAGCAACGGGATTGATATTTTCCATAAGTTTAATCCAGTACTAATTGAAAATGAAGTGAAAAAGGAAATCAGGGAGGAATTAGGGATTGAAGAGGGGAGTATCGTCTTTTCCTTCATCGGAAGGTTTGTCAGAGAAAAAGGGATTTTCGAGCTTATAGAGGCTTTTCATCGTATAAAGCAGGAATTTCCCTTTGCCCGTCTTCTTATGATCGGAGATAGTCTGACAAGTGAACGTGATCAGGAGAGTTATCAGCGGTTAAAGGAGATGCTTAATGATGAAGCAATTATTACACCTGGTTTTCGCAAAGATATCCCTGAACTTTTAGCAATTAGTGATGTTTTCGTGCTTCCTTCTTACCGTGAAGGCTTACCGCGATCTATTATTGAAGCGATGGCAATGGAAAAGCCAATCATTGCAACAAATATTCGGGGATGCCGGGAAGAAGTTTTTCCTGAAGAAAACGGATTTCTTGTTGAGAAAGCGGACGTAGAAGATCTGTATAAAAAAATGGTGTTACTGTGTACAGATAAAGAAAAAAGGGAGAAATTCGGCAGGTGCAGCAGGAAGATTGTTGAAGAATCTTTTAATGAAGAAAAAGTTATCAACAAACAATTATCATTGTTCAGGAGATTGACAGGAGAGTAAAAGATGGGTAAACGTCTTTTTGACTTTACAGTCGTCCTACCTTGTACGGAATTTTTTAATACATAGTGTAAAAGGGCTGTCTTAGCAGGTATGATAAAGACAGCCCTTTGTTTGATTAGGCATGGGGAAAAATAAATAAGAGAACAGAAGAGGAAGAACATACGTGAAAGTAATAGTAGCTGAGAAGCCGGATCAGGGCGCTAAGCTCGCAGCTCCGTTCTCTACGAAAAAAGGGCAGGGGTATATCGAAATCAAGCCGCACCCGCTGTTTCCAGACGGTGCGATTGTCACCTGGGCAGTCGGACATTTGTGTGAGCTGGTGCCGCCAGAAGAATATGACCCGTCGTATAAAAAGTGGTCGCTGTCAACGCTGCCGATTTTACCAAATCAGTTTCGTCATAAGGTAACCCCGTCCAAATATAAACAGTTTACGATTGTCAAATCACTTCTCAAACGTCCTGATGTAACCGAGATTATTATGGCAGGTGATGCCGGGCGAGAGGGAGAATATATTACACGCATCATCATTCAACTAGCCGGTGTACGCAAGCCGCTTAAGCGGTTGTGGATTTCATCGTTGACGGAAAAAGCGGTGCTGAATGGGTTTGCTACGCTCAAGGATGAGTCTGCCACGCGATCGTTGTACGAAGAAGCACTTAGTCGTTCTTGTGCTGACTGGCTGATTGGCATGAACGGTTCGCGTGTTTATTCGCTTTTGTTTCAGAAGCGAGGCATTCGGGAGGTGTTTTCGACCGGGCGCGTTCAGACGCCAACCTTGTCGCTGATCGTCAAGCGGGAGAAAAAAATTGAATCGTTCGTCCCTGAGCCGTTCTGGGAAGTGTCTGCTACTTTTGATATGAGCGGGATGCAGTATGTGGGCAAGTGGTTCAAAGATGATGAAACGCGCCTTGCGAATCCGGAGATGGCGCATAAAATTGCTGCGTTTTGTCACGGGAAGCCTGCGCGTGTCGCAGATGTGCAGACGGAACGGAAAGAAACACCGCCGCCGCTTTTGTTCAATTTATCGGCCCTTCAGTCAGTGGCAAACAAGGCGTTCAAGTTTTCTCCGAAAAAGACGCTAGATGTGACCCAGCAGTTGTATGTAAAAGGCTTCGTTTCGTATCCGAGATCAGATTCGCAGCATGTTACAGCAGAAGAAGCGGCTTTGTTCCCGGATATTCTCACGAAGCTTGGGCAACAGACTTTGTATCAGCCATACATACCGGTTCCTGTGTCGTCGCTTCTGCACAATCGGCGTTACGTCGATCCGAAAAAAGTAACAGATCATTACGCGATCATTCCAACCGAACAAGTGCCCGACATGGAGAAGTTGTCTACAGACGAGCGAAAAGTGTATGAGCTGATTGCGAAGCGCTTGATCGCTGCCCACTATGATGTAGCGATTTTTGACCATACGACGATTGTGACAAAAGTGGATGGGCGAGCCACCTTCCGCACGAAAGGAAAGCGTGAAGTACAGGAAGGCTGGCGACGGGTGCTGTTCGACGATAAAAAGAAGAAGCAGAAAGCGGAGAAAAACGACGAGGAAGAGATGCTTCTGCCAGATGTACACATGGGAGCGGACGGGACAGTCGTATCTGCCGACGTAAAAGAAAGCAAAACCCAGCCACCTAAGAGGTTTACGGAAGGGGACCTGATTACGGTTATGAAAACAGCCGGTAAGCATATTGATGATGCCGAGCTGGAAAAAGTCATGCACCGTGTGGAAGGGCTGGGCACGGAAGCGACGCGGGCTGGGATTATTACGGTGCTCAAAGACCGGGAGTACATTGAGGTTTCCAAAAATCTTGTGTATGCGACGGATAAGGGACGCATGTTAGTAGAAGCGGTTGGGGCAAGCATTTTGTCGTCTGCGGAAATGACGGCGAAGTGGGAGCAGCGCCTGCATGAGATCGGTCAGGGCAAGGTAGCGTCCGCCCCGTTCATGGAGCAGGCACGTAAGCTAGCGGCACATCTCGTAGATGAAGCTGTGAAACAGGCCGAGACATGGAATTTTACCGGGATTGATGAGGAAGCGCTCAAGGTAGCGTCTGCCGAGAAGCGCGGCCGAGGCAAACAGAAGGGAGCCCCGGTAAAAGTAGGGGTGTGCAAAAAATGCGGCGGCGATATGCTGGACCGTAACACGTTTTACGGATGCGCGCGCTATAAGGAGACGAAGTGTGAATTTACGCTGCCGAAAAAAATGCTCGGCAAAACGATTTCGCAGGCAAATGCCCGCAAGCTGCTTGCAGGTCAGGAAACAGACACAATCAAAGGGTTCAAAAAAGGCGAGAAAACATTTGATGCCCGGCTGAAATGGGATGAGGTAGCCGGAAAGATTGCGTTTATTTTTCCACCACGCCGGATGGGAAATGAGGGCTAGAGAATAGAGAACTGGAGTATGGAATAAGTGGGGAGAGGATACGATGCGTAAACCGACACAACCAATCGTAATCATTGGCGGGGGCATAGCTGGATTAATGGCTGCCCGCGTATTGATGGAAGCAGGGGAAGAAGTGGTCGTACTGGATAAGGGGCGCAGCGGGGGAGGCCGTTTGGCGACGCGTCGCATTGGGGATGCGACGCTGGATCACGGGGCGCAGTATTTCACTGTGCGCTCGCCGGAGTTTGCAGCAGAAGTTGCCAAGTGGGAAGAAGCTGGATGGGTTATGCCATGGTTTGGTAGTCCGAATGTGCGCTACCGTGCCTGTGGCGGGATGAACCGTCTGACGAAGCATTTGGCGGAGCCGCTTGATATTGGCGTGCGTGTTCGGGTGACTGCTGTACATCCGGATCCGGTTGGCTGGAAGCTTGATTGGGTGTCTGAGGAGCAGGATTTCGTGCCGCAAATGTATGATGAAGTGATGCCAGAAGATGTGTATGATCCAGGAGCTAAGGCAAGTGTCAAAGCGCGTGCGGTTATTTTGACCGCGCCTGTCCGGCAGTCGCTCTATATTTTACGTGCCGGTGAAACGGAATTGCCTGTGCCGCTGCTTAATGAACTGCAGGCGGTGGACTATTTGCCGTGTCTCGCAGCACTTGTTGTGCTAGATGGTCCATCAGCGGTACCGGAACCTGGCCTGTGGCGGGCGGATCATCCGGACTCGCCGGTTCAGCTCGTGGTGGATAACAGCATGAAAGGGGTATCGGCTCGCACGGCGCTTACGGTATATGCATGCGGTCGCTGGTCGAAGGAGCATTTTAATGAACCGGACGAGGAAATTATGCGCCGCCTGCTTGCAGATGCGGCTCCGTGGTTCAAAGGGGCGAACATTGTGGAGGCACAGCTGAAGCGCTGGCGTTTTTCACTCGTGCATAAACCGTATCCGGGTCTGTTTGCAGATGCGGGTCTGCAGGCACCGCTTGTGTTGGCGGGGGATGCGTTTATTGCACCGGATGATTCCACGCAGAGTGGGCGAGTGGAAAGTGCGGCGTTGTCTGGAATGGCGGCGGCTCGCCATTTGCTAAAGGTGCTCCCGGTGGTGGACTAAGTGAATAAAAGCAGGGCAAAAGCAGGCATTCTGATCGCGCAGAAGCCTGTTTTTTCTGTAGGAATAAAGATACAGGTAGACGAAAAAAGAAATTTTCAGTAAAATAATTTGTGACAATATAACTAAAAAATTACAAAAAACCTTTATGAAACAGTTGGAAAAGGTGGTGAAGCCCGTGCAGAAAAAACGAAATGGAGCGGAAGAACAGCAAGACTTGTATCGAAAAATGAAAGAATGTCATACATTGCTGGAGAGCCTCCACAACATGGTCTATAAAGTCCGGCGTAAACAGGACGGCAGATATGTGTATACGTTTTTTTCAGGCAGGCTGGCGAAGCATTGGGGACTAACCACTGAAACTACACAGGGACGATCTCCTCACGAGATTTTTTCATCGGAAGTGGCCGATTATTTGGTAAAGCAGTATGATCAGGCTGCAAGCGGTCAATCGACGGTGCATGAGTTTGTACATGAGCAGGAAATCATCTATGTATCACTGGTGGATGGAGACGATGACGAGGAACTTATCGGGTGTTCACTCGATATAACATTGTGCAGGCAGGCATGGAAGAAAATAAATCATTTGCAGTATTATGATGCCTTGACCGGGCTTCCGAACCGGGTAAAGTTTGATACGATTTTGCAGCAAGCAGTAGAGGAAGCACGGCAGAATGAA
It contains:
- a CDS encoding NAD(P)/FAD-dependent oxidoreductase, whose translation is MRKPTQPIVIIGGGIAGLMAARVLMEAGEEVVVLDKGRSGGGRLATRRIGDATLDHGAQYFTVRSPEFAAEVAKWEEAGWVMPWFGSPNVRYRACGGMNRLTKHLAEPLDIGVRVRVTAVHPDPVGWKLDWVSEEQDFVPQMYDEVMPEDVYDPGAKASVKARAVILTAPVRQSLYILRAGETELPVPLLNELQAVDYLPCLAALVVLDGPSAVPEPGLWRADHPDSPVQLVVDNSMKGVSARTALTVYACGRWSKEHFNEPDEEIMRRLLADAAPWFKGANIVEAQLKRWRFSLVHKPYPGLFADAGLQAPLVLAGDAFIAPDDSTQSGRVESAALSGMAAARHLLKVLPVVD
- a CDS encoding DNA topoisomerase III; this translates as MKVIVAEKPDQGAKLAAPFSTKKGQGYIEIKPHPLFPDGAIVTWAVGHLCELVPPEEYDPSYKKWSLSTLPILPNQFRHKVTPSKYKQFTIVKSLLKRPDVTEIIMAGDAGREGEYITRIIIQLAGVRKPLKRLWISSLTEKAVLNGFATLKDESATRSLYEEALSRSCADWLIGMNGSRVYSLLFQKRGIREVFSTGRVQTPTLSLIVKREKKIESFVPEPFWEVSATFDMSGMQYVGKWFKDDETRLANPEMAHKIAAFCHGKPARVADVQTERKETPPPLLFNLSALQSVANKAFKFSPKKTLDVTQQLYVKGFVSYPRSDSQHVTAEEAALFPDILTKLGQQTLYQPYIPVPVSSLLHNRRYVDPKKVTDHYAIIPTEQVPDMEKLSTDERKVYELIAKRLIAAHYDVAIFDHTTIVTKVDGRATFRTKGKREVQEGWRRVLFDDKKKKQKAEKNDEEEMLLPDVHMGADGTVVSADVKESKTQPPKRFTEGDLITVMKTAGKHIDDAELEKVMHRVEGLGTEATRAGIITVLKDREYIEVSKNLVYATDKGRMLVEAVGASILSSAEMTAKWEQRLHEIGQGKVASAPFMEQARKLAAHLVDEAVKQAETWNFTGIDEEALKVASAEKRGRGKQKGAPVKVGVCKKCGGDMLDRNTFYGCARYKETKCEFTLPKKMLGKTISQANARKLLAGQETDTIKGFKKGEKTFDARLKWDEVAGKIAFIFPPRRMGNEG
- a CDS encoding glycosyltransferase family 4 protein produces the protein MKKILQVCAIDLSIEALLKPLIQALTKEGYIVHSACTDTGKFEALRQQQLTVINIPIKRKISLWSNLQSVWNLYQLIKKEKYDIVHVHTPIAAILGRIAAKLAGTPHIIYTAHGFYFHEGMSKYQYRFFYFLEKYFARYATDWLLLQSREDYELCLAESFKDKDKIIHISNGIDIFHKFNPVLIENEVKKEIREELGIEEGSIVFSFIGRFVREKGIFELIEAFHRIKQEFPFARLLMIGDSLTSERDQESYQRLKEMLNDEAIITPGFRKDIPELLAISDVFVLPSYREGLPRSIIEAMAMEKPIIATNIRGCREEVFPEENGFLVEKADVEDLYKKMVLLCTDKEKREKFGRCSRKIVEESFNEEKVINKQLSLFRRLTGE
- a CDS encoding nucleotide sugar dehydrogenase, with protein sequence MKKRRIGVVGLGYVGLPVAVAFGKQYPVIGFDINPERVACLIEHIDITGEVAQEELSKAQITYTANAEKLAACDFIIVAVPTPINKVNQPDLTPLIKASEMVGKHIRPGTIIVYESTVYPGATEEVCVPLIEKHSGFICGKDFFVGYSPERINPGDKKHTFETITKVVSGQDKETLAVIADVYGSVVKAGVHQASSIKVAEAAKVIENTQRDLNIALMNELAIIFNKLGINTQEVLKAAGTKWNFIPFYPGLVGGHCIGVDPYYLTYKAECIGYHPEVILAGRRINDTMGSFIAQSLVKKMILKGVTIQGARVTVLGMTFKENVPDIRNSRVIDIIQELQEFGIEVQVTDNMANKEDTFREYGVSLLSVNELQPADAIVLAVAHKEYVENGWEGIYPLLVNQKGVIADIKSVLNSFECPEDVIHWRL